Part of the Oikeobacillus pervagus genome is shown below.
GGTGTACTGCACGAGTTCTCAACAATTGAAGGCGTCGTGGAGGATGTAACAACCATCATTTTGAATATAAAAAAATTAGCGTTAAAGATCTATTCTGATGACGAAAAAACGCTGGAAATTGATGTTCAGGGTGAAGGAGTTGTAACAGCAGCTGATATTACGCATGATAGTGATGTGGAAATCTTAAACCCTGATTTACACATTGCCACTCTTGGGAAAAATGCGAATCTCCGTATGCGATTAGTAGCCCAACGTGGACGTGGTTACACTCCGGCTGATCAAAACAAACGTGATGATCATCCAATTGGCGTTATCCCAATCGACTCCATTTATACACCTGTATCACGGGCAAACTATCAAGTTGAGAATACACGTGTAGGTCAATTAAACAACTATGATAAGCTTTCTCTTGACGTTTGGACAGATGGAAGCATCGGTCCAAAAGAGGCGATTTCTTTAGGAGCAAAAATATTAAATGAACATTTAAATATTTTCGTAGGTCTTACGGATGAAGCTCAAAATGCTGAAATCATGGTTGAAAAAGAAGAAGATCAAAATGAAAAAGTTCTTGAAATGAGTATTGAAGAACTAGATCTTTCAGTTCGTTCTTACAACTGTTTAAAACGTGCTGGTATTAATACCGTACAAGAGTTAGCCAATAAAACAGAAGAAGATATGATGAAAGTTCGAAATCTTGGTCGGAAATCACTAGAAGAAGTGAAATCCAAACTAGATGAGTTAGGTTTAAGCTTAAGAAAAGACGATTAATGGTCAATACAAATAGATAATTTCAAAAAAGGAGGGAATCTTCATGTCTTACAGAAAACTAGGACGCACAAGCGATCAACGGAAAGCACTACTTCGTGATTTAGCAACAGATCTAATTATTAACGGTCGTATTGAGACAACTGAAGCGCGTGCGAAAGAACTACGCTCTGTTGTTGAAAAAATGATCACTCTTGGTAAACGTGGTGACCTTCATGCTCGCCGTCAAGCTGCAGCGTTTTTACGTCGTGAAGTAGCTGAAACAATTGAAATTGAAAAAGAAGATGGCAAGAAGAAGGAAGTACCAGTTTATGCTATTCAAAAACTATTCAATGAGATTGCTCCAAACTACAGCGAGCGCCAAGGTGGATACACTCGTATTATGAAAATGGGTCCTC
Proteins encoded:
- a CDS encoding DNA-directed RNA polymerase subunit alpha, with product GVLHEFSTIEGVVEDVTTIILNIKKLALKIYSDDEKTLEIDVQGEGVVTAADITHDSDVEILNPDLHIATLGKNANLRMRLVAQRGRGYTPADQNKRDDHPIGVIPIDSIYTPVSRANYQVENTRVGQLNNYDKLSLDVWTDGSIGPKEAISLGAKILNEHLNIFVGLTDEAQNAEIMVEKEEDQNEKVLEMSIEELDLSVRSYNCLKRAGINTVQELANKTEEDMMKVRNLGRKSLEEVKSKLDELGLSLRKDD
- the rplQ gene encoding 50S ribosomal protein L17 gives rise to the protein MSYRKLGRTSDQRKALLRDLATDLIINGRIETTEARAKELRSVVEKMITLGKRGDLHARRQAAAFLRREVAETIEIEKEDGKKKEVPVYAIQKLFNEIAPNYSERQGGYTRIMKMGPRRGDGAPMAIIELV